The DNA region GTTTGAGCGAAAGGCGCCCACTCCCCAGCCGGTGCCGCTGCCTGGCCCCATCACATCGCTGCCCATCTGGGCGCTTCCGTTCAATGTGAAGAAGGCGGCGGACATCACAACCACCGAAATGAAGACGAACGCAATTTTTCTCATTGGATCCTCCTTTCAAATTTTCTTGCAAGAAATCCTGAAAATGTAAACAACGCCAACTTATCTATAATCTGATTATTACAACGAATAATGATTACTACAGGTAGTATACCCGTCATAATCATCGGATTCTGTCTTTCAGGAAGGAATCTTCGATTACCAACTTTGCAGATACTTACAACGAAACCCCGATCTACGGCAATTAAGCGTCCCGCGTGACGGCATCGATCAATCGTCCCCGAAAACGCCCCCGTTCGAATTGACGGGGCTCAGGTCGGCGATTCATCCTTTCATCGGTCGGTTTGATTTGAATGCCGGGAAATGGCCTCTGCTATTTCCGCCCAGACCCCTTTCGGCATGTCATGCCCCATTCCATTGACGATCAACAATCTTGCTCCCGGTATCACCCGGGCCGTGTCTTTTCCTCCTTCGACCGGGATCAGCGGATCATCGGCCCCATGAATGACAAGCGTCGGAACCCTGATGGACGACAGCATGGGCCTTCGATCGCCACCCGCAATAACCGCCGTGTTCTGGCGTGCCATTCCCTGCGGGCAATAGGAACGGTCATAGCTCTTCTCCAGGAACGTCCGGGCTCTTTCTTCCTCGAAAGGAAACCCGGGGCTCCAGATCCTCCGCCAGACATTCACGTTGTGTTCGACATAGGCCTCGCGTTCCTCCGGGGCCGGCGCGACAACGGCGGCGATCTCCTCGGGTTTCCCCTGCGGGAGGCCTGGATTTCCGGTCGTCGACATGATGGAAGTCAGGCTCAGGACACGGTCGGGATGCCGATAGGTGATCATCTGGGCGATCATGCCGCCCATGGAAGCGCCGCAAATATGCGCCTTCCCGATGCCCAGGGCATCCAGCAGGCCAACGGAGTCATCCGCCATGTCGTCCAGGGAATACGCCGATTCCACCGTTTTACCTTGCATGGCCGCCTTGACGGCGGCCATCATGTCGGGAATTCCCGCTTCATCGAATTTCGTCGAAAGACCGGCGTCCCTGTTGTCAAAACGAATGACGAAGAATCTTTTTTGGGCCAGGGATTCGCAGAACTCAACCTCCCAGAAGAGCATCTGGGCGCCGCATCCTGCAATCAGCAGCAATGCCGGGAAAGAACGATCGCCAAACACATCATATTCGATCTGTATTCCATTCGCTGTCACATGAGGCATCGCCTACTCCTTATTCTTCCAATATCATGAATAAAGCTTCGCGAGAGAGGCTGGAAGCGGAAATGGGGTCAGCCCCCTTTTTTCCGCCGGCCGATACCGTACTTCCGGATACGGTACACGGCGGTCGGCCTGGAGATGCCCAGCATCCGGGCGGCGCGCGACTTGTTCCCCTCGCAGATGTCCAGGGCCTGGATGAGCAGGTTCCGGTTCTGCTCGTCGTTATCCTTGCCCGTTGCGAAAGCGTTCACCGGCAGCGCTTTTCCTACATAAGCCGGGGGCGGCGCGTCGTGGGCCGTCTTCCGCTCCGGCAGGCCGGGGCCCTGCTCGTAATAAGCGTTCTGCCGGATGAAATGGCGCAGGGCCTCCAT from Syntrophaceae bacterium includes:
- a CDS encoding alpha/beta fold hydrolase is translated as MPHVTANGIQIEYDVFGDRSFPALLLIAGCGAQMLFWEVEFCESLAQKRFFVIRFDNRDAGLSTKFDEAGIPDMMAAVKAAMQGKTVESAYSLDDMADDSVGLLDALGIGKAHICGASMGGMIAQMITYRHPDRVLSLTSIMSTTGNPGLPQGKPEEIAAVVAPAPEEREAYVEHNVNVWRRIWSPGFPFEEERARTFLEKSYDRSYCPQGMARQNTAVIAGGDRRPMLSSIRVPTLVIHGADDPLIPVEGGKDTARVIPGARLLIVNGMGHDMPKGVWAEIAEAISRHSNQTDR